The following proteins come from a genomic window of Ailuropoda melanoleuca isolate Jingjing chromosome 2, ASM200744v2, whole genome shotgun sequence:
- the PID1 gene encoding PTB-containing, cubilin and LRP1-interacting protein isoform X4, translated as MWQPATERLQVTYLGKVPTTGMQFLSGCTEKPVIELWKKHTLAREDVFPANALLEIRPFQVWLHHLDHKGEATVHMDTFQVARIAYCTADHNVSPNIFAWVYREINDDLSYQMDCHAVECESKLEAKKLAHAMMEAFRKTFHSMKSDGRIHRNSSSEEVSQELESDDG; from the coding sequence GTTACCTATCTGGGTAAAGTCCCCACCACAGGCATGCAGTTTCTTTCAGGCTGCACAGAAAAGCCAGTCATCGAGCTCTGGAAGAAACACACGCTAGCCCGAGAAGATGTCTTTCCAGCCAATGCCCTTCTGGAAATCCGACCATTCCAAGTGTGGCTCCATCACCTCGACCATAAAGGTGAAGCCACGGTCCACATGGATACCTTCCAGGTGGCGCGCATCGCCTACTGCACTGCTGACCACAACGTGAGCCCCAACATCTTCGCCTGGGTTTACAGGGAGATCAACGACGACCTGTCCTACCAGATGGACTGCCATGCTGTAGAGTGTGAGAGCAAGCTCGAGGCCAAGAAGCTGGCCCACGCCATGATGGAGGCCTTCAGGAAGACTTTCCACAGCATGAAGAGCGACGGTCGGATCCATAGGAACAGCTCATCGGAAGAAGTTTCCCAGGAATTGGAATCCGATGATGGTTGA